One Leptolyngbya sp. SIO1E4 genomic region harbors:
- a CDS encoding metallophosphoesterase has product MGLLLDPPISTKIRKMRSRVRWGTRQILDQGIDQTRLSIADGLAETPAFSFVVIGDSGFGPQPHDHPQREVAEYLATHMEGCRFLLHTGDVVYQMGAPEQYPANFIAPYREWLVGGDFPEALSYRNLVFQKPFLAVPGNHDYYNLPFPYGLMVAAVQPLRQFFKVPVTTNVSLRGSASGDTYARAFLDYLKDVPNGQLSDYLAQHYTTETDSGRSLTYQPREFTRLPNRYYQFRYGGIDFFGLDSSTFNHPVEVDGAKVLAAAQPGSDLPADLDWEQLFWLRDRLLASLSTPQVRGRILYFHHPPYVTEVTKIGDRACLSSRRHLRWVLDAVVKQLGTSPPEPMVNLVLSGHAHCFEYLQTVDTGHADSHLNWIICGGSGARLRPQHPNFTTVSEDIGVDSRVVAKSQIFLGRQGDSPHTRWPYSFVRIDVHGGDRPQFVIRPLIAERYQGCWQRSEFAPLLL; this is encoded by the coding sequence ATGGGATTACTGCTAGACCCCCCGATTTCGACCAAAATTCGTAAGATGCGATCGCGGGTTCGTTGGGGAACTCGACAGATTCTAGATCAGGGGATTGATCAAACCCGATTGAGTATTGCAGATGGGCTGGCTGAAACGCCAGCCTTTTCATTTGTTGTGATTGGGGACAGTGGGTTTGGCCCCCAGCCCCATGACCACCCCCAGCGGGAAGTGGCGGAATATCTGGCGACCCACATGGAGGGCTGCCGCTTTTTACTGCACACCGGTGATGTGGTGTATCAAATGGGGGCGCCAGAGCAGTACCCGGCTAATTTCATCGCCCCCTATCGGGAATGGCTAGTCGGGGGAGATTTTCCAGAAGCCTTGAGCTATCGCAACCTGGTGTTTCAAAAACCGTTTCTGGCAGTGCCTGGCAACCATGATTATTACAACCTACCGTTTCCCTACGGCTTGATGGTGGCAGCGGTTCAGCCTTTGCGACAGTTCTTTAAAGTCCCTGTCACCACCAACGTCAGTCTACGAGGGTCGGCTTCTGGCGATACCTATGCACGGGCCTTTCTGGACTATCTCAAGGATGTGCCTAACGGCCAGCTATCTGACTATTTAGCGCAGCACTACACCACAGAGACAGACAGTGGGCGCAGCTTAACCTATCAACCCAGAGAGTTTACGCGCCTGCCCAATCGCTACTATCAGTTTCGCTATGGGGGCATTGACTTCTTTGGGCTGGATTCCAGCACGTTTAACCACCCGGTGGAGGTTGACGGAGCTAAGGTGTTAGCCGCCGCTCAACCAGGGTCAGATCTGCCCGCCGATCTAGACTGGGAGCAGCTTTTCTGGCTCCGCGATCGCCTGCTGGCTTCCTTAAGCACCCCTCAGGTGCGGGGACGGATCCTCTACTTTCATCACCCTCCCTATGTCACTGAGGTCACAAAAATCGGCGATCGCGCCTGTTTATCTTCGCGCCGACATTTGCGGTGGGTGTTAGATGCCGTGGTCAAGCAGTTGGGCACATCTCCCCCTGAACCGATGGTCAACCTGGTGCTGAGCGGCCATGCCCACTGTTTTGAATATCTGCAAACTGTAGACACCGGCCATGCCGATAGCCATCTGAACTGGATTATTTGTGGCGGCAGTGGCGCCAGGCTACGGCCCCAGCATCCCAACTTCACCACCGTCTCAGAAGATATTGGTGTTGATTCGCGTGTGGTGGCTAAGTCACAAATCTTTCTGGGGCGGCAGGGAGACTCCCCCCATACGCGATGGCCTTATTCGTTTGTCCGAATTGATGTGCATGGGGGCGATCGCCCCCAGTTTGTCATTCGTCCGTTGATTGCAGAGCGGTATCAAGGCTGCTGGCAACGTTCTGAATTTGCCCCACTCCTCCTGTGA